From Pseudomonas alcaligenes, a single genomic window includes:
- the lpxC gene encoding UDP-3-O-acyl-N-acetylglucosamine deacetylase produces the protein MIRQRTLKNIIRATGVGLHSGEKVYLTLKPAPVDTGIVFRRADLDPVVEIPARAENVGETTMSTTLVNGEVKVDTVEHLLSAMAGLGIDNAYVELSAPEVPIMDGSAGPFVFLIQSAGLEEQEAPKKFIRVLREVTVEEGDKRATFLPFDGFKVSFEIDFDHPVFRGRTQTASVDFSSTSFVKEVSRARTFGFMRDIEFLRSQNLALGGSVDNAIVVDEFRVLNEDGLRYEDEFVKHKILDAIGDLYLLGNSLIGEFRGFKSGHALNNRLLRTLIEQKDAWEVVIFDDANTAPISYMRPVAAV, from the coding sequence ATGATCAGACAACGCACCCTGAAGAACATCATCCGTGCCACCGGTGTTGGCCTGCACTCGGGAGAGAAGGTTTACCTGACCCTGAAGCCGGCCCCTGTGGATACCGGTATAGTGTTCCGTCGCGCCGACCTCGACCCCGTCGTGGAAATCCCCGCCCGCGCGGAAAATGTCGGTGAGACCACCATGTCGACCACTCTGGTCAATGGTGAAGTCAAGGTGGATACCGTAGAGCATCTGCTTTCGGCCATGGCAGGCCTGGGCATCGACAACGCCTACGTCGAGCTCTCGGCACCCGAAGTGCCGATCATGGACGGCAGCGCCGGTCCCTTCGTATTCCTGATTCAATCGGCTGGCCTGGAAGAGCAGGAAGCGCCGAAGAAGTTCATCCGCGTACTGCGCGAAGTGACAGTGGAGGAGGGCGACAAGCGTGCCACCTTCCTGCCGTTCGACGGTTTCAAGGTGAGCTTCGAGATCGATTTCGATCACCCGGTGTTCCGTGGTCGCACCCAGACCGCCAGCGTCGACTTCTCCAGTACGTCCTTCGTCAAGGAAGTCAGTCGCGCCCGTACCTTCGGTTTCATGCGTGACATCGAGTTCCTGCGTTCGCAGAACCTGGCACTCGGCGGCAGTGTGGACAACGCCATCGTGGTCGACGAGTTCCGCGTGCTCAACGAAGACGGCCTCCGTTACGAGGACGAGTTCGTCAAGCACAAGATCCTCGACGCCATCGGCGACCTCTACCTGCTGGGCAACAGCCTGATCGGCGAGTTCCGTGGCTTCAAGTCCGGTCACGCGCTGAACAACCGCCTGCTGCGTACCCTGATCGAGCAGAAAGACGCCTGGGAAGTGGTGATCTTCGACGACGCCAACACTGCACCGATCTCCTACATGCGCCCGGTAGCGGCCGTGTAA
- the secA gene encoding preprotein translocase subunit SecA: MFAPLLKKLFGSKNEREVKRMQKAVLAVNALEEQMLALSDEQLRAKTEEFKARLAKGQTLEQILPEAFAVAREAGKRVMGMRHFDVQLIGGMALHEGTIAEMRTGEGKTLVGTLAVYLNALSGKGVHVVTVNDYLARRDANWMRPLYEFLGLSVGIVTPFMPPEEKRAAYAADITYGTNNEFGFDYLRDNMAFAQEEKFQRELNFAVIDEVDSILIDEARTPLIISGQAEDSSKLYMEINKLIPRLTQHIEEEEGVVTQEGHYKVDEKTRQVELNEAGHQFIEELLTNAGLLAEGESLYSAHNLGLLTHVYAGLRAHKLFHRNVEYIVQNGQVILIDEHTGRTMQGRRLSEGLHQAIEAKEGVNIQAESQTLASTTFQNYFRLYNKLSGMTGTADTEAFEFRQIYGLNVVVIPTHRPVARKDYNDLVYLTQDEKYQAIIADIKESQAQGRPILVGTASIETSEYVSKLLEKAGMEHKVLNAKYHEKEAEIIAQAGRPGAVTIATNMAGRGTDILLGGNWEVEVAALEAPSEEQVAQIKAEWQKRHQQVIEAGGLHVIASERHESRRIDNQLRGRAGRQGDPGSSRFYLSLEDSLMRIFASDRVKNFMKALGMQAGEAIEHRMVTNAIEKAQRKVEGRNFDMRKQLLEYDDVANEQRKVIYHMRNSLLVAEDIGETIAEFREEVLTATINEHIPPQSLPEQWDVFGLEQALYSTFGLKLPVQQWLDEDDKLYEETLRARILEQIVAAYNEKEELASAAALRTFEKQMLLRVLDDLWKDHLATMDHLRHGIHLRGYAQKNPKQEYKRESFTLFQELLESIKRDTIRVLSHVQVRREDPAEEEERLRREAEAMAQRMQFQHAEASAMPVEADGEADGDVALASAPVRAEPKIGRNELCPCGSGKKYKHCHGQLS, encoded by the coding sequence ATGTTTGCGCCGCTGTTGAAGAAACTCTTTGGAAGCAAGAACGAGCGCGAAGTTAAGCGCATGCAGAAGGCAGTGCTGGCGGTCAATGCGCTCGAAGAGCAGATGCTGGCGCTGTCCGATGAGCAGCTGCGGGCCAAGACCGAGGAGTTCAAGGCGCGCCTGGCCAAGGGCCAGACCCTCGAGCAGATTCTCCCCGAGGCCTTTGCCGTGGCTCGCGAGGCCGGCAAGCGGGTGATGGGCATGCGTCACTTCGACGTCCAGCTGATCGGCGGCATGGCCCTGCACGAAGGCACCATCGCCGAGATGCGTACCGGTGAAGGCAAGACCCTGGTGGGCACCCTGGCGGTGTACCTCAACGCCTTGTCCGGCAAGGGTGTGCACGTGGTCACGGTGAACGACTACCTGGCCCGCCGCGATGCCAACTGGATGCGTCCGCTGTACGAGTTCCTCGGTCTCTCGGTCGGCATCGTCACCCCCTTCATGCCGCCGGAAGAGAAGCGCGCCGCCTACGCCGCCGACATCACCTACGGCACCAACAACGAATTCGGCTTCGACTACCTGCGCGACAACATGGCGTTCGCCCAGGAAGAGAAGTTCCAGCGCGAGCTGAACTTCGCCGTGATCGACGAAGTGGACTCGATCCTCATCGACGAAGCACGCACCCCGCTGATCATCTCCGGACAGGCCGAAGACAGCTCCAAGCTGTACATGGAAATCAACAAGCTGATCCCGCGCCTCACTCAGCACATCGAGGAAGAGGAAGGCGTGGTCACCCAGGAAGGCCACTACAAGGTCGACGAGAAGACCCGCCAGGTCGAGCTCAACGAGGCTGGCCACCAGTTCATCGAGGAACTGCTGACCAACGCCGGCCTGCTGGCCGAGGGCGAGAGCCTGTACTCGGCGCACAACCTCGGCCTGCTGACCCACGTATATGCCGGCCTGCGTGCGCACAAGCTGTTCCACCGCAACGTCGAATACATCGTGCAGAACGGCCAGGTGATCCTGATCGACGAGCACACCGGCCGCACCATGCAGGGCCGCCGCCTGTCCGAAGGCCTGCACCAGGCCATCGAGGCCAAGGAAGGGGTGAACATCCAGGCCGAGAGCCAGACTCTGGCCTCGACCACCTTCCAGAACTACTTCCGCCTGTACAACAAACTCTCCGGCATGACCGGCACCGCCGACACCGAGGCCTTCGAGTTCCGCCAGATCTACGGCCTCAACGTGGTGGTCATCCCCACCCACCGTCCGGTGGCGCGCAAGGACTACAACGACCTGGTCTACCTGACCCAGGACGAGAAGTACCAGGCAATCATCGCCGACATCAAGGAAAGCCAGGCCCAGGGCCGGCCGATCCTGGTCGGTACCGCTTCGATCGAGACTTCCGAGTACGTTTCCAAGCTGCTCGAGAAGGCCGGCATGGAGCACAAGGTGCTCAACGCCAAGTACCACGAGAAGGAAGCCGAGATCATTGCCCAGGCCGGTCGTCCGGGCGCGGTGACCATCGCCACCAACATGGCCGGTCGTGGTACCGACATCCTTCTGGGCGGCAACTGGGAGGTCGAAGTGGCCGCCCTGGAAGCGCCGAGCGAAGAGCAGGTCGCCCAGATCAAGGCCGAATGGCAGAAGCGTCACCAGCAGGTGATCGAGGCCGGCGGCCTGCACGTGATCGCTTCCGAGCGCCACGAGTCGCGCCGTATCGACAACCAGCTGCGTGGCCGTGCCGGTCGCCAGGGTGACCCGGGTTCCAGCCGTTTCTACCTGTCGCTGGAAGACAGCCTGATGCGCATCTTCGCCTCCGACCGGGTGAAGAACTTCATGAAGGCCCTGGGCATGCAGGCCGGCGAGGCCATCGAGCACCGCATGGTGACCAACGCCATCGAGAAGGCCCAGCGCAAGGTCGAAGGCCGCAACTTCGACATGCGCAAGCAGCTGCTCGAATACGACGACGTGGCCAACGAGCAGCGCAAGGTGATCTACCACATGCGCAACAGCCTGCTGGTGGCCGAGGATATAGGCGAGACCATCGCCGAGTTCCGCGAGGAAGTGCTGACCGCCACGATCAACGAGCACATCCCGCCACAATCGCTGCCCGAGCAGTGGGACGTATTCGGTCTGGAGCAGGCGCTGTACAGCACCTTCGGCCTCAAATTGCCGGTTCAGCAGTGGCTCGACGAAGACGACAAGCTGTACGAGGAAACCCTGCGCGCGCGCATCCTCGAGCAGATCGTGGCCGCCTACAACGAGAAGGAAGAGCTGGCCAGCGCCGCGGCCCTGCGTACCTTCGAGAAGCAGATGCTGCTGCGTGTGCTGGACGACCTGTGGAAGGATCACCTAGCCACCATGGATCACCTGCGCCACGGTATTCACCTGCGTGGCTACGCGCAGAAGAACCCCAAGCAGGAATACAAGCGCGAGTCCTTCACCCTGTTCCAGGAGCTGCTGGAGTCGATCAAGCGCGACACCATTCGCGTGCTCTCCCACGTCCAGGTGCGTCGCGAAGACCCGGCCGAGGAAGAAGAGCGCCTGCGCCGCGAAGCCGAAGCCATGGCCCAGCGCATGCAGTTCCAGCATGCCGAAGCCTCGGCCATGCCGGTCGAGGCTGACGGTGAGGCCGATGGCGATGTCGCCCTGGCCAGCGCTCCGGTGCGTGCCGAGCCGAAGATCGGCCGCAACGAGCTGTGCCCCTGCGGTTCCGGCAAGAAGTACAAGCACTGCCACGGCCAGCTGAGCTGA
- the ftsZ gene encoding cell division protein FtsZ, with product MFELVDNVPQSAVIKVIGVGGGGGNAVNHMIKDNIEGVEFICANTDAQALKNVGARSVLQLGPGVTKGLGAGTNPEIGRQAAMEDRERIAEVLQGADMVFITTGMGGGTGTGAAPIIAEVAKEMGILTVAVVTRPFPFEGRKRMQVADEGIRALSECVDSLITIPNEKLLTILGKDASLLSAFAKADDVLSGAVRGISDIMQRPGLMNVDFADVKTVMGEMGMAMMGTGCASGPNRAREATEAAIRNPLLEDVNLQGARGILVNITAGLDLSLGEYAAVGEIIEAFASEHATVKVGAVIDPDVRDELHVTVVATGLGARIEKPVKVVDNTVPAAAAAPAAVISAAPRSAEQPAVNYKDYERPTVQRQSLAGSAAAAKLNTQDDLDYLDIPAFLRRQAD from the coding sequence ATGTTCGAACTCGTAGATAACGTTCCGCAAAGCGCAGTTATCAAAGTAATCGGCGTGGGTGGCGGTGGTGGCAACGCCGTCAACCACATGATCAAGGACAATATCGAGGGCGTTGAATTCATCTGCGCCAACACCGATGCGCAGGCGCTGAAGAACGTCGGCGCGCGCAGCGTGCTGCAGCTCGGCCCGGGTGTGACCAAGGGCCTGGGTGCCGGCACCAACCCGGAAATCGGCCGTCAGGCCGCCATGGAAGACCGTGAGCGCATCGCTGAAGTGCTGCAGGGCGCCGACATGGTCTTCATCACCACCGGCATGGGTGGCGGTACCGGTACCGGTGCGGCGCCGATCATTGCCGAAGTGGCGAAAGAGATGGGCATCCTCACTGTTGCCGTGGTCACCCGTCCGTTCCCGTTCGAAGGGCGCAAGCGCATGCAGGTCGCCGACGAGGGTATCCGTGCCCTGTCCGAGTGCGTCGACTCGCTGATCACCATCCCCAACGAAAAATTGCTGACCATCCTCGGCAAGGACGCCAGCCTGCTGTCCGCCTTCGCCAAGGCTGACGACGTGCTGTCCGGCGCCGTGCGCGGTATCTCCGACATCATGCAGCGTCCGGGCCTGATGAACGTCGACTTCGCCGACGTGAAGACCGTGATGGGCGAAATGGGCATGGCCATGATGGGTACCGGCTGCGCCAGCGGCCCGAACCGTGCTCGCGAGGCCACCGAAGCGGCCATCCGCAACCCGCTGCTGGAGGACGTCAACCTGCAGGGCGCGCGTGGCATCCTGGTCAACATCACCGCCGGTCTGGATCTGTCCCTCGGCGAGTACGCCGCGGTCGGCGAGATCATCGAGGCCTTCGCCTCCGAGCACGCCACCGTCAAGGTCGGCGCGGTGATCGATCCGGACGTGCGCGACGAGCTGCACGTGACCGTGGTGGCCACCGGCCTGGGCGCGCGAATCGAGAAACCGGTCAAGGTTGTCGACAATACCGTGCCGGCCGCCGCAGCCGCTCCGGCTGCCGTGATCAGCGCCGCTCCGCGCAGCGCCGAGCAACCGGCGGTCAACTACAAGGACTACGAACGCCCGACCGTTCAGCGTCAAAGCCTCGCCGGCAGTGCCGCTGCGGCCAAGCTGAATACTCAGGACGACCTGGATTATCTCGATATTCCGGCCTTCCTGCGTCGTCAGGCTGATTAA
- a CDS encoding glutathione S-transferase family protein translates to MSLTLVIGNKNFSSWSLRAWLALELTGAPYEEQLVSLYGADSRRRLLEHSPTGKVPVLKCEDGIIWDSLAIAEYLAERFPEAHLWPRGTAARAFARSVCAEMHSGFVPLRSHLPMNLRRNQALAELPAEAAADIARICALWQECRQRFGQDGPFLFGHASIADAFFAPVAARLRSYQVALSAEAESYVNTIYQWPAFQRWYRAGLQETENNA, encoded by the coding sequence ATGTCCCTGACTCTGGTTATCGGCAACAAGAACTTTTCTTCCTGGTCGCTGCGTGCCTGGTTGGCCCTGGAGCTGACGGGCGCACCCTACGAGGAGCAATTGGTGTCGCTCTACGGTGCCGACAGCCGTCGGCGCCTGCTGGAGCATTCGCCGACCGGCAAGGTGCCGGTGCTCAAGTGCGAAGACGGCATCATCTGGGACTCCCTGGCGATTGCCGAATACCTCGCCGAGCGCTTCCCCGAGGCCCATCTGTGGCCCCGCGGCACGGCGGCGCGGGCCTTTGCCCGTTCGGTCTGCGCGGAGATGCACAGTGGCTTCGTGCCCCTGCGCAGCCACCTGCCGATGAACCTGCGGCGCAACCAGGCGCTGGCCGAGCTGCCGGCCGAGGCCGCGGCGGACATCGCACGGATCTGCGCCCTGTGGCAGGAGTGCCGCCAGCGCTTCGGCCAGGACGGCCCCTTCCTGTTCGGCCATGCCAGCATCGCCGACGCCTTCTTCGCCCCGGTGGCGGCGCGCCTGCGCAGCTACCAGGTGGCGCTGTCGGCCGAGGCCGAGAGCTATGTGAACACCATCTATCAGTGGCCGGCATTCCAGCGGTGGTATCGCGCCGGCCTGCAGGAAACGGAGAACAATGCATGA
- a CDS encoding Nudix family hydrolase, which translates to MKRVHVAAAVIRGADGRILIARRADEQHQGGLWEFPGGKVEAGEAVEAALARELEEELGIQVRSARPLIQVQHDYADKQVLLDVWEVSAFTGEPHGAEGQPLAWVSERELLDYEFPAANQPIVAAARLPECYLITPDGLEPGELLRGVRAAVAAGIRLIQLRAPNMFDAQYRDLALDIQGLCAGKAQLMLKGPLEWLGDFPAAGWHLTAEQLHKYAENGRPFPGQRWLAASCHGAEELALATRMGVDFVTLSPVQVTQTHPEAVPLGWPAVSELLRGFNKPAYLLGGVGPEDRQRAWQAGAQGVAGIRAFWPV; encoded by the coding sequence ATGAAACGGGTACACGTGGCAGCCGCGGTGATCCGCGGCGCCGACGGTCGCATCCTGATCGCCCGGCGCGCGGATGAGCAGCACCAGGGCGGCCTGTGGGAATTCCCCGGCGGCAAGGTCGAGGCCGGCGAGGCGGTGGAGGCCGCCCTGGCCCGCGAGCTGGAGGAGGAGCTGGGCATCCAGGTGCGCAGTGCTCGGCCGCTGATCCAGGTGCAGCACGACTATGCCGACAAGCAGGTGCTGCTGGATGTCTGGGAAGTCTCGGCTTTCACCGGCGAACCCCATGGCGCCGAGGGCCAGCCGCTGGCCTGGGTCAGCGAACGCGAGCTGCTCGACTATGAGTTCCCCGCGGCCAACCAGCCGATAGTGGCGGCCGCGCGCCTGCCCGAGTGCTACCTGATTACCCCCGATGGCCTGGAGCCGGGTGAGCTGCTGCGTGGCGTGCGCGCCGCGGTGGCCGCCGGTATCCGCCTGATCCAGCTGCGCGCGCCGAACATGTTCGATGCCCAGTACCGCGACCTGGCCCTGGATATCCAGGGGCTGTGCGCCGGCAAGGCGCAGCTGATGCTCAAGGGCCCGCTGGAGTGGCTGGGCGATTTCCCCGCCGCCGGCTGGCACCTGACCGCCGAGCAACTGCACAAGTATGCCGAGAATGGCCGGCCGTTCCCCGGCCAGCGCTGGCTGGCGGCGTCCTGCCATGGCGCCGAGGAGCTGGCCCTGGCCACCCGCATGGGCGTGGACTTCGTCACCCTGTCGCCGGTACAGGTCACCCAGACCCATCCGGAGGCCGTGCCGCTGGGCTGGCCGGCGGTGAGTGAGCTGCTCCGCGGCTTCAACAAGCCGGCCTACCTGCTCGGCGGGGTGGGCCCCGAGGATCGTCAGCGCGCCTGGCAGGCCGGCGCTCAGGGTGTGGCCGGTATCCGTGCCTTTTGGCCGGTGTAA
- a CDS encoding cob(I)yrinic acid a,c-diamide adenosyltransferase, with the protein MGYRLSKIYTKTGDQGETGLADGRRVAKDHPRVEAMGELDSLNSQLGLLLAELAEQQLLHPGLGELSEVLTPCQHRLFDLGGELAMPAYQALEESEVQRLEAAIDRWNEELGPLQNFILPAGSRLIALAHVCRSQARSAERRCQQLNALEPLRSVGMAYVNRLSDLLFVAARLIARRQGIAEVLWQAAAQPAS; encoded by the coding sequence ATGGGTTACCGACTGAGCAAGATCTACACGAAGACCGGCGACCAGGGCGAAACCGGCCTGGCCGACGGCCGCCGGGTGGCCAAGGATCATCCGCGGGTGGAAGCCATGGGCGAGCTGGACAGCCTCAACAGTCAGCTCGGCCTGCTCCTCGCCGAACTGGCCGAGCAGCAGCTGCTACACCCCGGCCTGGGCGAGCTGAGCGAAGTGCTCACACCCTGCCAGCACCGCCTGTTCGACCTCGGTGGCGAGCTGGCCATGCCGGCCTACCAGGCCCTGGAGGAAAGCGAAGTGCAGCGCCTGGAAGCGGCCATCGACCGCTGGAACGAGGAGCTGGGGCCGCTGCAGAACTTCATCCTGCCCGCCGGCTCGCGCCTGATCGCCCTGGCCCATGTCTGCCGCAGCCAGGCACGCAGCGCCGAACGCCGCTGCCAGCAGCTCAACGCCCTGGAGCCGCTGCGCAGCGTCGGCATGGCCTACGTCAATCGCCTGTCCGACCTGCTGTTCGTCGCCGCCCGCCTGATTGCCCGCCGTCAGGGCATCGCCGAAGTGCTCTGGCAGGCGGCAGCGCAACCCGCGTCCTGA
- a CDS encoding DUF721 domain-containing protein, whose product MTFRPLPAKAPAALLREAKPLQAMLAQAQRLAHLQTLVDAQLEAAAREHCLVASWRDGCLLLLTSNGHWATRLHYQQRRLQRQLQGLPEFAGLHKVQIKVRPPTGQVEHVGRTAELSEAAAESLHSAAEGISDPKLRAALERLASKAKPAE is encoded by the coding sequence ATGACCTTTCGCCCCCTGCCGGCCAAGGCTCCCGCCGCCCTGCTGCGCGAAGCCAAACCTCTTCAGGCCATGCTTGCCCAGGCCCAGCGCCTGGCGCACCTGCAGACATTGGTAGATGCCCAGCTGGAAGCGGCGGCACGCGAGCACTGCCTGGTCGCCAGCTGGCGCGACGGCTGCCTGCTGCTGCTGACCAGCAATGGCCACTGGGCCACCCGCCTGCACTATCAGCAACGCCGCCTGCAGCGCCAGCTGCAAGGGCTGCCGGAATTCGCCGGGCTGCACAAAGTACAGATCAAGGTGCGCCCGCCGACCGGCCAGGTCGAGCATGTCGGGCGCACGGCAGAACTCTCCGAAGCGGCAGCAGAAAGCCTGCACAGCGCCGCCGAAGGCATCAGCGATCCCAAGCTGCGCGCCGCCCTGGAACGCCTGGCGAGCAAGGCCAAGCCAGCCGAATAG
- a CDS encoding HAMP domain-containing sensor histidine kinase: protein MTRLRQRLDNLPVGRKLLAALLVLLATVLLVANLAFISAAYWISQESVAPQALLTLGRLIATPALSRQALASPQAAQALLQQLDSYAPLRAAALYDSHGMRLAELQLGEPLQLPLRAELLESWRQGEFRNTQLMPLSVPGVAPGHLLLVASSELPGAFYTGTLTASGVILVISVLLWTLIARQIRRLITRPIRRLEELSRQVTREENYSLRATRGNQDEIGNLADAFNTMLSRMETREQLLKRARDDAESAFGQAQSLAEETRHSNRKLELEVQVRSKIEKKLTGFQNYLNSIIDSMPSALIALDQEFYVTQWNQEASALSGTHLDEALNQPVFLAFPSLKPYLPQLKRTAEQHKVEKIERVTWARGEEMHHYELTFYPLMGIGGRGAVIRIDDITQRLSLEDMMVQSEKMLSVGGLAAGMAHEINNPLGAILHNVQNIRRRLSPELAKNQDQAVEVGIALDDVTAYLQAREIPQLLDGIAQAGSRAAKIVSHMLAFSRRSNRQMAPCQLPALIDQAVEIAGNDFDLADGFDFRTLLIEREFDEQLGAVPATANELEQVLLNLLKNAAQAIHLRDDEDEPGRIVLRTRLNPPWAEIQVEDNGIGMPENVRKRIFEPFFTTKEVGQGTGLGLSVSYFIVTNNHKGQMEVHSTPGQGTCFTLRLPLVSATDTASH, encoded by the coding sequence TTGACCCGTCTGCGCCAGCGTCTCGACAACCTGCCGGTCGGCCGCAAACTGCTCGCCGCCCTGCTGGTGCTGCTGGCCACCGTGCTGCTGGTGGCCAACCTGGCGTTTATCAGCGCCGCCTACTGGATCTCCCAGGAAAGCGTGGCGCCCCAGGCCCTGCTCACCCTCGGCCGACTGATCGCCACGCCGGCCCTGAGCCGCCAGGCCCTGGCCTCGCCGCAAGCGGCCCAGGCCCTGCTGCAACAGCTGGACAGCTATGCACCGCTGCGCGCCGCCGCCCTCTACGACAGCCACGGCATGCGCCTGGCCGAGCTGCAGCTGGGCGAGCCGCTGCAGCTGCCACTGCGCGCCGAGCTGCTGGAGAGCTGGCGCCAGGGCGAGTTCCGCAACACCCAGCTGATGCCACTGAGCGTGCCCGGGGTGGCGCCCGGCCACCTGCTGCTGGTCGCCTCCAGCGAGCTGCCTGGGGCCTTCTACACCGGCACCCTGACTGCCAGCGGAGTGATCCTGGTGATCAGTGTGCTGCTCTGGACGCTGATCGCCCGGCAGATCCGCCGCCTGATCACCCGGCCGATTCGCCGCCTGGAAGAGCTGTCGCGCCAGGTCACCCGCGAAGAGAACTATTCGCTGCGCGCCACCCGCGGCAACCAGGACGAAATCGGCAACCTGGCCGATGCCTTCAACACCATGCTCAGCCGCATGGAGACCCGCGAGCAGCTGCTCAAGCGCGCCCGCGACGACGCCGAATCGGCGTTCGGCCAGGCCCAGAGCCTGGCCGAGGAAACCCGCCACTCCAACCGCAAGCTGGAGCTGGAAGTGCAGGTGCGCAGCAAGATCGAGAAAAAGCTCACCGGCTTCCAGAACTACCTCAACAGCATCATCGACTCCATGCCCTCGGCGCTGATCGCCCTCGACCAGGAGTTCTACGTCACCCAATGGAACCAGGAGGCCAGCGCCCTCTCCGGCACCCACCTGGACGAAGCACTGAACCAGCCGGTGTTCCTCGCCTTCCCCTCGCTCAAGCCCTACCTGCCGCAGCTCAAGCGCACGGCCGAGCAGCACAAGGTGGAGAAGATCGAGCGGGTGACCTGGGCCCGCGGCGAAGAGATGCACCACTACGAGCTGACCTTCTACCCGCTGATGGGCATCGGCGGGCGCGGCGCGGTGATCCGCATCGACGACATCACCCAGCGCCTGTCACTGGAAGACATGATGGTGCAGTCGGAGAAGATGCTCTCGGTCGGCGGCCTGGCCGCCGGCATGGCCCACGAGATCAATAACCCGCTGGGCGCCATCCTGCACAACGTGCAGAACATCCGCCGGCGCCTGTCGCCGGAGCTGGCGAAGAACCAGGATCAGGCGGTAGAGGTCGGCATCGCCCTCGACGACGTCACCGCCTACCTGCAGGCCCGTGAGATTCCCCAGCTGCTCGACGGCATCGCCCAGGCAGGCTCGCGGGCAGCCAAGATCGTCAGCCACATGCTCGCCTTCAGCCGGCGCAGCAACCGGCAGATGGCGCCCTGTCAGCTGCCGGCGCTGATCGACCAGGCGGTGGAGATCGCCGGCAACGACTTCGACCTGGCCGACGGCTTCGACTTCCGCACCCTGCTCATCGAGCGCGAGTTCGATGAGCAGCTGGGCGCCGTACCGGCCACCGCCAACGAGCTGGAACAGGTGCTGCTCAACCTGCTGAAGAACGCCGCCCAGGCCATTCACCTGCGCGACGACGAGGACGAGCCGGGGCGCATCGTCCTGCGCACCCGGCTCAACCCGCCTTGGGCGGAGATCCAGGTGGAAGACAACGGCATCGGCATGCCGGAGAACGTGCGCAAACGCATCTTCGAGCCGTTCTTCACCACCAAGGAGGTCGGCCAGGGCACCGGCCTGGGCCTGTCAGTGTCGTACTTCATCGTCACCAACAACCACAAGGGGCAGATGGAAGTGCACTCCACGCCCGGCCAGGGCACCTGCTTCACCCTGCGCCTGCCCCTGGTCTCCGCCACCGACACCGCGAGCCACTGA
- the argJ gene encoding bifunctional glutamate N-acetyltransferase/amino-acid acetyltransferase ArgJ codes for MAVGLGPLPVLHPVPGFELGISSAGIKRPGRKDVVVMRCAEGSRVAGVTTTNAFCAAPVLVTRERMQGDVRYLLTNTGNANAGTGPDGLSNARRTCAALAALTGVAAEAVLPFSTGVIGEPLPVEKIEGALQAALDDLDENHWAEAATGIMTTDTLPKGASRQFQHDGVTVTVTGISKGAGMIRPNMATMLGYIATDAKVAREVLQDLVRDAANKSFNRITIDGDTSTNDCCMLIATGRAALPEITSASGELFAKLKQAVLEVFMEVAQAIVRDGEGATKFVTVQVNGGGTHQECLDVAYAVAHSPLIKTALFASDPNWGRILAAVGYAGVPQLDVSKIDVFLGEVCIASQGGRAASYTEAQGAAVMAREEIGIRIELGRGNCSETIWTTDLSHEYVKINAEYRT; via the coding sequence ATGGCTGTTGGTCTTGGTCCCCTGCCTGTCCTGCACCCGGTTCCCGGTTTCGAACTCGGCATTTCTTCTGCCGGCATCAAGCGCCCGGGGCGCAAGGATGTAGTGGTGATGCGCTGCGCCGAAGGTTCGCGCGTGGCCGGCGTGACCACCACCAACGCCTTCTGCGCGGCGCCGGTACTGGTTACCCGCGAACGCATGCAGGGTGACGTGCGCTACCTGCTGACCAACACCGGCAACGCCAACGCCGGTACCGGCCCGGATGGCCTGAGCAATGCCCGCCGCACCTGCGCCGCCCTGGCCGCGCTGACCGGTGTGGCCGCCGAGGCCGTGCTGCCGTTCTCCACCGGGGTGATCGGCGAGCCACTGCCGGTAGAGAAGATCGAAGGTGCCCTGCAGGCCGCCCTCGACGACCTGGATGAGAACCACTGGGCCGAAGCCGCCACCGGCATCATGACCACCGACACCCTGCCCAAGGGTGCCAGCCGTCAGTTCCAGCACGATGGCGTGACCGTCACCGTGACCGGCATCAGCAAGGGCGCCGGGATGATCCGGCCGAACATGGCGACCATGCTCGGCTATATCGCCACGGATGCGAAGGTTGCCCGCGAGGTGCTGCAGGATCTGGTGCGTGACGCGGCGAACAAGTCGTTCAACCGCATCACCATCGACGGCGATACCTCGACCAACGACTGCTGCATGCTGATCGCCACCGGCCGGGCGGCCCTGCCGGAGATCACCTCCGCCTCTGGCGAGCTGTTCGCCAAGCTCAAGCAGGCGGTACTCGAAGTGTTCATGGAAGTGGCCCAGGCCATCGTCCGTGACGGCGAAGGCGCGACCAAGTTCGTCACCGTGCAGGTCAACGGCGGTGGGACTCATCAGGAGTGCCTGGACGTGGCCTACGCCGTGGCCCACTCGCCGCTGATCAAGACCGCGCTGTTCGCCTCCGACCCCAACTGGGGGCGCATTCTCGCCGCCGTCGGCTATGCCGGCGTACCGCAACTGGATGTGAGCAAGATCGACGTGTTCCTCGGTGAGGTGTGCATTGCCAGCCAGGGCGGTCGCGCCGCCAGCTACACCGAGGCGCAGGGCGCGGCGGTGATGGCCCGCGAGGAAATCGGTATCCGCATCGAGCTGGGTCGCGGCAACTGCAGCGAAACCATCTGGACTACCGACCTGTCTCATGAGTACGTGAAGATCAACGCGGAATACCGCACCTGA